From one Butyricimonas faecihominis genomic stretch:
- a CDS encoding PKD-like family lipoprotein produces MRINPIILFLFVFSFCSCFDDKGNYDYHEVAEITIENIPEVVEVLGNSDHIVVNPKVVSSLEGEIGKENANFEFSYKIEKKLGGVLVSGQHWVDLNPSGSLDLDTLAAFAADTYIAWFSVTDKRSGVQTSKTFDIKVSSPTYEGWMVLCDEGEEERVRMDMISVISAERVIPAYDLLTSLGLPELKHAKGIGFYPNRYANPADLIYVMSAEGTYMLDRETFKTDESLEIGNVDFIIPPVNEYVVYYTAVNGTSIAGALANLCVTDAGNAYAQVRDYSGPAFEYPINTSERGKTPEYKVAPYVGVSMARPGNGRAALLYDTDNKRFVGWKYGYVADAMQILTPVADTEDGLFSFKTGMELVYMESTRYSGGLVYSILQDAEGKRCIYGINMSNNGFVQEAKYENLNAPDFDKATIFAFHSLFPYMFYAVGNKVYLHNLGTNTTYPMNTIALGENETVTMLKFNLYRQCSLNDLNNQSDEFMARQYELMVGSYNTAAPDNNGGKLGFYPVDGVNNSVTKRAEYSGFAKIKDVVYRERR; encoded by the coding sequence ATGAGAATAAATCCTATTATACTGTTTTTGTTTGTTTTTTCCTTTTGTAGTTGTTTTGACGATAAGGGGAATTACGACTATCACGAGGTGGCGGAAATAACCATTGAGAACATTCCCGAAGTGGTGGAGGTGTTGGGAAATTCCGACCATATTGTTGTGAACCCGAAAGTCGTTTCTTCGCTAGAGGGAGAGATCGGTAAGGAGAATGCTAATTTTGAATTTAGTTACAAGATCGAGAAGAAGTTAGGTGGCGTATTGGTATCCGGGCAACACTGGGTCGATCTGAATCCTTCGGGCTCATTGGATTTGGACACGTTGGCAGCTTTTGCGGCAGACACGTATATTGCATGGTTCTCCGTGACGGACAAGCGTTCTGGTGTTCAGACGTCTAAGACATTTGATATTAAAGTGTCTTCTCCGACGTATGAGGGATGGATGGTGCTTTGTGATGAAGGGGAGGAAGAGCGTGTTCGGATGGATATGATTTCGGTGATCTCGGCAGAACGGGTGATTCCGGCTTATGATTTGTTGACTTCACTAGGATTACCGGAGTTGAAACATGCCAAGGGAATTGGGTTTTATCCTAATCGATATGCGAATCCTGCCGATTTGATTTACGTGATGTCGGCAGAGGGAACGTATATGCTGGATCGGGAAACGTTTAAAACGGATGAGTCTTTAGAAATTGGTAATGTTGATTTTATCATTCCTCCGGTAAATGAATATGTCGTGTATTACACGGCGGTAAATGGTACAAGTATAGCTGGTGCTTTAGCTAATCTCTGCGTGACGGATGCCGGAAACGCTTATGCACAGGTGAGGGATTATTCTGGTCCCGCTTTTGAATATCCGATCAACACGTCGGAAAGGGGAAAGACTCCGGAATATAAGGTGGCTCCTTACGTGGGAGTAAGTATGGCTCGTCCGGGAAATGGACGTGCGGCTTTACTGTATGACACGGATAATAAACGTTTCGTGGGCTGGAAGTATGGTTATGTCGCTGATGCCATGCAGATTTTGACCCCGGTTGCAGACACGGAAGACGGTTTGTTTAGTTTCAAGACGGGGATGGAATTGGTGTACATGGAAAGTACCCGGTATTCCGGTGGTTTGGTATATTCTATTTTGCAGGATGCCGAAGGGAAACGTTGTATTTACGGGATCAATATGTCGAATAACGGTTTCGTGCAGGAGGCGAAATACGAGAATTTGAATGCACCCGATTTTGACAAGGCGACGATTTTTGCTTTTCATTCTCTATTCCCTTATATGTTTTATGCCGTGGGGAACAAGGTGTATTTGCATAACTTAGGAACAAACACGACTTACCCGATGAATACGATTGCTTTAGGGGAAAACGAGACGGTTACGATGTTGAAATTTAACTTGTACAGGCAATGTTCATTGAATGATTTGAATAACCAGTCCGACGAGTTTATGGCTCGGCAGTATGAGTTGATGGTGGGTTCGTACAATACGGCAGCCCCGGATAACAATGGTGGGAAGCTAGGGTTCTACCCGGTGGATGGGGTGAATAATAGTGTGACGAAAAGGGCGGAATACAGTGGTTTTGCAAAAATAAAGGATGTCGTGTATCGTGAGCGGCGATAA
- a CDS encoding DUF4843 domain-containing protein produces the protein MKWKIILFVSSLTLVFCACEKQDISVFTTDDSGIYFQRVTSYIYNSTTEYYGDSVAYSFASAKASVKSVVLSATIRTMGKVVDYDRPFKVVVDQEGTTAIEGKHYEVNLDTVVVPAGKSTAYVRVRFFRTDDMMEKAVRLAIRLEDNEYFKCYFPEYKNTNAYSATGVMIHGDEFVFSLSEMYTEPWYWSMFGDGFFGNWTPKKFLVVNSVCGLSAADWDNAGYAGAKIQYGRFNFFTTTVQKYLQEQADAGTPELDSDGSYMQLAPSYSVDYSRYE, from the coding sequence ATGAAATGGAAAATTATATTGTTTGTTTCAAGCTTGACGCTTGTTTTCTGTGCTTGTGAAAAGCAAGATATTTCGGTCTTTACTACGGATGATAGCGGAATTTATTTTCAACGGGTGACCAGTTATATTTATAATAGTACCACGGAATATTACGGGGATTCGGTGGCTTATTCATTCGCCTCTGCCAAGGCCTCGGTGAAGAGTGTGGTGCTTTCCGCGACAATTCGGACGATGGGGAAGGTGGTTGATTACGATCGCCCTTTTAAAGTGGTGGTGGATCAAGAGGGTACGACAGCTATCGAGGGGAAACATTACGAAGTGAATTTGGATACGGTAGTTGTACCTGCGGGAAAAAGTACGGCTTACGTGCGTGTCCGTTTCTTTCGTACGGATGATATGATGGAGAAAGCGGTGCGTCTGGCAATTCGTCTGGAGGATAACGAGTATTTCAAATGTTATTTCCCGGAGTATAAGAATACGAATGCTTATTCGGCCACGGGGGTGATGATTCACGGGGATGAGTTTGTTTTTTCATTAAGTGAGATGTACACAGAGCCGTGGTATTGGTCCATGTTCGGGGATGGTTTCTTTGGGAATTGGACTCCGAAAAAATTTCTTGTTGTTAATTCTGTTTGCGGGTTGAGTGCTGCAGATTGGGATAACGCCGGGTATGCCGGAGCGAAAATTCAGTATGGACGATTCAATTTTTTTACTACTACGGTACAGAAATATTTACAGGAACAGGCAGATGCCGGAACTCCGGAATTGGATTCGGACGGAAGTTATATGCAACTTGCTCCTTCTTACTCGGTTGACTATTCCCGGTATGAATAA